The window CATGATTGCACCTTAGTGCTCTAAGAATAATAATGTCTCTATTATGTTGAGTAGTGCTTAAGTGATATAAATTGATAACAATTTTGAAGAGCATGCCATTCCAATGATTTTGGAGAATTATAAAATCTTGACATACAAACTAAGGTTTGGAAATCATACTCTCCAAATAACTCAATCCCTCCAATTTATCAATAGATGATTTGAATCACCATATCAATAGGACCCCATTAGAAGATGATTTGAATCACCATATCAATAGGACCCCATTAGAGCATTCACAAATCACAACAGACAAACATATGGAAATTGGATCCCATAGAACTTTTAGTGAATGGCACTTTTTGTGTAGTAATTGaatacacatatttatatacaaagCTTATCAATTCGGAAGAAAAGAATGAGATAACAAGAAAACATGACTCATGAGCCTCACTTGAGAACAAGACCAGAGgcaaaccaaaatttaaagTTCGGTTCGAATCggattatttaaaaatttcaaatgttcggatcaattattttaaaacttgaagtaaccaaatatatttatattgttacaaaaatatattataatcataaatataacaaatataaaaCCTTTGAACACTTGCAATACCATAATGGTATTTGGAGTATTAGATTTTTAGAATTTGGTAGTattagattttcaaattttcagatttttggttatggatttttttatgtatagtttttgtgtgattttggatttttcaaATTGAATCGGATTTAGAATTTTTGGACAATTCAGATTGGACAAGATTCATTTCTCATAATTTTGGACTTTTGTATCAGATTGGATTGGACAAAAGATTCGAAATCCGATTGGTGACCCTTAGAGTGTCCAGTGGACAAGCCCATGACACAGatatcacttttatatattatatgtgtgtagatATTAATTACGTATGAGTTTCCATAATTACATATGATTTGTGTGATATTAATCTTTAGTTGATTTGCATAATTGTAGGTAGTAGTAGTTGTTTATCATTATGCTGCAATAGTTCTATAATTACAGATATCATTATTTCTGATTTTGTGGATTTATATTGTACTCCACATTTAAACTTTTATAAGTATATTACATGCGTGTGTTGTTATATCACATACACACATTTGCAAAATTTTCAGATATGAAATTAGGTAAATAAAACTTGTTTATTTGTATATGTACAGTGTCATCTCATTTGGTTATAAAAGTTTTAAACTTGGCTCAGTCTAGCCCAGCCCACATACTATCTGGGCTCAGACCCGGGCTGGGTCCATTATGTATATCACAACCCAGGCCCAGCCCGGACCGCCACCGACATGGGCCTGGGCCGAGCTGGGCCTAAATGTCGCCCGACCTCATCGGGCTGGGCCGGCCCAGCCCACTTGACACCTACACTGTCCACAATAATGTGGACAAGCCCATGACACAACCACAAAAACTTGGTCAGCCTAATAGTGGATTTATccacaacaaaaaaacatagtagttattttatcaattgttggcacaaatcacattatttataaaaaaaaaaaaaaatttggtggTCGGCGCTGCCGCCCCGCAGCCCTAGTCACTGCACCCCGTCCTCGTCGACTACTTGGCGCGCCCGTGTTCTCTCTTCCCCCCCGGCCTCGGCCGCCCGCGTCCTCCCCTATAGAGAGCCACGATTCACCACTATGGACACTCTTAGACTAGCCTCACAATAGGGAGAAGAGTTGTAGGCTTGTAGCTCATAGACATACATCACTTTTacaaaatacattaaataataataataatcttaTCTTAAGCTAATGGGctcttaatcaaaatttgaatgcaATTTGTTGAACGAagtgaaatgattttttatgaaataaaatataaccTTAATTGGAATTGAAAGCAATCTGAAGAAGCTAATCCTCCAAGATAATTTTGCGATTGCCCGCACTCAACTAACAAAATTCCCAATTTTATTGGAACAAATTTTCTCCTaatccaataaaattattaatccaaaattttcctCTACTGAATTCTTCAAACCTAGAgaaaatccccaaatttgTGCAGAATGGGTCAATCAGCTTCCAAGCCCAGGCCTCAAATCTCGCCGGTATTGGAAGGGAACGCTTCTCGCCTCACCTCCGACGCTGACGACGACGTTTCTGGATATGATTACACATTGGATCTACCAGATGAGTGCTTGGCCCTAATTTTCCACTCACTCGCCGCCGGTGATCGGAAGCGCTCCTCCTTGGTCTGCCGCCGCTGGCTCACGATCGAAGGCCAGAGCCGCCAGCGCCTCGCTCTCGACGCGCAATCGCAGCTGGCCGACGTCGTTCCGAGGCTGTTTTCTCGATTCGACGCCGTCACTAAGTTGACTTTGAAATGCGACCGTCAATCCGTCAGCATCGGCGACGACGCCTTGATTTCGATCTCGCTCAACTGCCCGAATCTCACCAGAGTGAAGCTCCGGACCTGCCGTGAGCTCACCGACGACGGGGTGGCCGCTTTGGCGGAGAATTGCAGGAATTTGCGCAAGTTTTCGTGCGGATCCTGCAGCTTTGGGGTTAAAGGCGTGAACGCTTTGCTCGAGAATTGTGCATTACTCGAGGAGTTGTCGGTGAAGCGTCTGCGCGGCATTACAAATGCAGCCGCAGCCGAGTCAATTCGGCCGGGGAAAGCAGCGGCGACGCTGAAGATGATCTGTCTGAAGGATCTCTACAACGCGCAGTGCTTCGGAAAGCTGATTGCCGCAGCAaagaatttgaagattttgaaGCTGTTTAGGTGTTCCGGTGATTGGGATGAATTGCTTGGAGTGCTTGCTGATGGTGTGTTGGGGCTGGTGGAAGTTCATTTCGAGAGGATTCAGGTCGGTGATTTAGGGCTTTCCGCTATTTCAAACTCTGCAAATCTCGAAATTCTGCATTTGGTGAAAACCACTGAGTGCACCAACATAGGGCTTATGGCTGTGGCCGAGAAATGTAAGTTGCTGAGGAAGCTCCGCATTGATGGATATCGAACGAATAGGATAAGCGACTACGGTTTAATTGCCATTGCTATTAATTGCCCTAATCTGCAAGAGTTGGTCTTAATTGGTGTGAATCCTACGCATCTGAGTTTGAATAAGTTGGCTGCTAACTGTTTGAATCTGGAAAGATTGGCATTGTGTGGCAGCGAAACCATTGGCGATGCTGAGATCTCGTGCATTGCTGCAAAATGCATTGCCTTGAAGAAGTTATGCATCAAGAGCTGCCCTGTTTCGAATCATGGCATGGAGGCATTGGCTGGAGGGTGTCCCAATTTGGTGAAGGTGAAGGTGAGAAAGTGTCGGGGTGTGACCTCTGCGGGAGCGGATTGGTTGAGGGCGAGCAGAGGCTCGCTTGCAGTGAATTTGGATGCTACTGAGCCCGAGTTGGTGGATGCAGTTGTGCACGGGGATAACAACAATCAAGCTGTGGTTGATGTGGAATCGGGCATCATCGGGAGGTCAGGGTCGTTCAAGGTGAAGCTTGGCTCCATCACGGACTCAATCAGGAGATGGCGGGGCTTTGTAAGCAGATTCCGGAGTAACTTGGGGAGAAAGTATGCTGATTAGGAATGGACTCATCTGTTCATGTGTGTATATTCATTGTGCCATTCTTGCCTTGCTACAGTAATTAATTGTGATTGATTTATGAAGTGAATATAGCATTTGTTTGTTGGGGAAAAGTGAAGCTTTGATTTCTTGTGTTAGTTCAATTTGTGATGAATACTATACTGATTCAACCTCATGATGCCATtggttttggatttggatACTGAAATTGTACCAAATTTAGCAATGCTGTTTTAAACAACAGATAATTGTCAGTTTGGTAACGCTGTTGAGTGGTGCGTTGAAACACATATAGCGAAATGAGCAATGATGATGCAGATCATTATTGATGATATCTGTATAGGCAAGTGATGATCTAGGATTAGTTTGAGAAACACAACTTATTTGGGTAAAACGTAACATACTCCTCCCGTTCTCAAATAATGATTTCCTTTTGCATTTTGATGTCTCATTGccacaaaattaatcaatttctATTAGTATTAACaagttttctttcttattaGTAGATGTGATCCATCTTATAAaactacttcatttttattattgacaagcttttcttttttgatgaCTGGGGTTCTATTTTACAGCAatcatactttttttttaatctatttcaTAAGTATTTTACTAAATTCATATCGCCATCTCgaagtttgtatttttaagagaaaatattattttgtggaGTTGTAGACATCTGATTAAATACAGTGAAAATTGGATACGAGtatataagattttatttactctcagtattaaatttagattCGGTCTTTCATTCCCTTCATTTAAAGTAATAAGATTAGTTGGAAATGCGAAGTCGCAAGGCAGAAGTTGGTTCGTGAgtgttgaataattatttaagtatttcagaaacaaatataaatagagtaattaataaataggcaaaaagaaaactgaaaaatgaatACCGGCGGCGGAGCAGGCGTTGCCGACGAGAACACGAGCAGCTCCTCTTTCTTGCAACTGAGCCACGAGGTGTGGCGGCGCTACCAGCATCTCCTCGACAAATCGACGCCGCTGGAGCTGTACCGCTGGATCTTCCTGGCGGCGATCGCGGCGGTATTCGCGCTGCGCATCTACTTCGTCCAGGGTTTCTACATCATCACCTATGGCCTTGGAATCTACATCCTGCAGCTTCTGATCGCATTCCTCTCGCCGCAGGTGGACCCCGAGATCCAGGGGCTCACCGACGGCCCCGCCCTCCCCACGCGCGCCTCCGAGGAGTTCCGCCCCTTTGTCCGCCGCCTACCCGAGTTTAAGTTCTGGTAAGATGAGATCTTCTATCTTCGTCTCTTGATTTTGCACTTAATTGTTTATAATCACTGATTCATTAGAACAAGTGTATCAAGTTGTGTGAGACTTAATCTAGCTATGGCATTCTCATCTAGTGTATCCTGGACCAAATTATAGGTTTGTGATATCTTCCATATGAAATTACTGGTGTCATATTGTAAGGTATCGGGTGCACCTACTAAAACAAGTTGCGGACGACTTGATTTAGCATGGCATTCTCATCTAGGATGTGTCCGAGTGTATCCTCGACAAAGTTTTAGGCTAGGGACTATTCACCGTGTTAGAACTTCAGATTGTGCCGGTTTGACTTTGTGGAATGATATTGTTGAGATCGTGTATTTGGCTCATTTACACGGGGATAAGGAATTGAGAGTCATTCCGTGCCAATGATCTATGTGTATCCAAGTCTAGGGCTAATCCAAGAGGTGAAAATGTTAACTTGCATCATTACTGCAAGCCGCAATGGGACCACTGTTAGAGAGAAACCTGAGATTCTCATGTGCCTTATTAGTAGGTTATGGAGTGGAGTAGCAGGCGAGGCAATGAAAGGAGAAGCAAGATCTCTAAGTGTTTGCTTGACTCTATTATCGATGATTTGAATATGTATCAAGTTTTATGTGGGAGTTGCAAAATAAGTATTTACTCGACGTGTTCCTTGATGTAAGAGGATCTGAGTTATTCTTGTTTTAAGTTAGTTCGTGTTAGAGATTAGAAAGTCTCGGAAGGAGAACTGTTAAAACCCTATACAAGTGAAGTGGACATGGTATTTAGTTGAGTGTATGTATGCTAATGGAGTTGTAGGATAGAAACTCtttttaaagtataaaagTACTACTTGGTACCTGCCTACTTAACATGTTATCGTGCATAGTTAGTCATTTTAagttttcttctttcatttctCTCACGTCTTAATTTTTACTATGAATTTAGGCAAGCCTAGCCTTGCTCTTTTTTGTACTAGTAGTCCGTGTGTGTCTGAACTCTGAATGGGTAACATAAAGATTCCTGGTTTCTAATGATAGGGAGAGTAGATTGGCAAGTTCTCAATAGAGATGGTGCATTACCTGTGTGTCTGTGCTTATGATTTCAGTTttaacttttcatattttattcatagtAGATGTCGATTTCTTTGGAAACAACTCTTTGTTAGCTTTGCACATTTACACGTACCTCAAATGTCATGCCTCTTGATTCTCACTGACTGAATCATGGCTAATAATGCCTGTTCTTGCTAGGAAATTGTTGTAGAAGAAAGTAGGCAAAAGTGTGCAAATTAAATTGCTGGCTTAATGGCTCATTTTCCCTCATAAAGTTGCAAGTGttcatttgaatttaattgaagagactCCTTGCATTATCCACTCACTTGCCTAGCCAAAAGCTTAATTATGGTTCTCCATCAGGTTTCTTCGTCAAAACACAGTTCCATGCCCCATTCCCTTTGTAATATCTTCACTGCACTTGAACAGTAAGCAATCTGCGAACAATATAAGCATGAAATCAGTGTGGTAAAAGCCCTGAACTTATACTACATTACTACTGGTAGCGTccttttagaaatttaatctAGATACtagatttaatatatttttctttgtgcTCACGTTTTGAGAATGTCTCATCTCTATTCATTAACCAAATTCTTTATTGTTGTCTACTATCAGATTTTCTTGGTCAAAACATAGTTCCCTGCCCCAGTTGCTATGTTAACAATTTCGACTGCAGTTTAATAGTGACTAGTGAGCAAGCAAGATGATGGATGTTTATACGCAAACTCATTGTCTAGTGTCTGTGAGATGAATGGGGTGGTATATTTGATTTAGTCGATTTTAGTATTGGTAAGATGAAACTCCGTCCGCCCCCTTAAAAATAGAGGCTTTGGGGAcaacacgggttttaatgcaaaattggtaaagtaagagagagaaagagaaaatatggtTGAAGTATAGTTAGTGGATGGTGGGACCCATATTATTGTAAGGGTTTAGTTTTGAAAAAGTTCCCAAAATAGACGTGGACTAATTATAtaggacggacgaaaatgacaaaaagagatttttttggggagggagtacttaactGATATGAAAGCCAACAAGGTTTTACTGTTCATGTCAAGTTTACACCCATGTAATGATGTACGTTTTCTGGACCAGTAAACATCATCGATTTGTAATGCTGTTCAGTCTATCTTGCTAGTCCTCTATGCTATGAATACTGGTTCAATCTCCAATGCTGTATAGTTTATTGGAAAtgagtttataatattttatcgtAGTTAAACTTATCTTCTTGGATTTTTCACTAtgagtatttatttgatcTCCTATGCACTATAGTTTAAAGGAAACTGCGtggttttaatattttatcttttgaattttacCGTAGTCCCTTCTAATCATAATTTACAGGATGGATAGATTgatctcttcttctctctctgttGTAGGCATTCGCTTATAAAGGCTTTTTGTGTTGCTCTATTGTTGACATTCTTCAGTGCCTTTGATGTGCCCGTGTTTTGGCCCATTCTTATGTTTTACTGGTCAGTTCTGTTCTTTTTAACTATGAGGAGGCAAATCATGCATATGATCAAGTATAAATATGTCCCTTTCACATTTGGGAAGCAGGTGTGTCCTCAGTCTATAGATTGTTATAAACTTTCTACTAAATCTGTTCTTTTAGTTTAACTTTCCAGTTCCCCCCTCCCCTGTTAAATTTCTAAATCTTTTGCTTCAGCGTTATGGGAAGAAGACAGCTCCTACTGACGAGGCAAACACCAGAAGACCATAGTTCTTAAGGTAGATCAGGGCATTAGAATTTTGAAGATACACATGTTTTcagttaaatttgatttttaagtactttattcttttagtaTTCATGACTCATGAGTTGGCATCAGCAATTAATTCTTAGGTGACTAGTGAATGTTCTTGAAGTTCATTTTCGCTATCTGATTGGCGCTATGTAAACTTTCCTGTTCAACTACATGTCTATGCACTGTCCTGTCTTGAAATAGTGTATGAATATTATAAAGATATTTATGCATCTCATGGTAACTGTGGTCCTCACTTTCCcccctaataaaaaaaaacgtcagcttcataactgtgaccaCTGACCATCATAGTTGTCTGTGCTCCGTGCAGGCTTTCAGACAAGTACCTTTCagcctaaaaataaaacaaaattaatctctCTGGTATTGTCAGCTTTTACTTTAACTTGCTGTTGATGCCACTTGATGGCATAAATGTTTCAAGCTTAAGTTGGCTTTTCCTTTTATGGCAGTCTTTCATAAAAACTTCATCTTGATGCATGGGGAATCATGTCACTGGCTGAAAAGAATGCCAATGCATATATGAGTTGTAGTTTTTATAGTGAGTTCCTATTATGTGGTTGTGAATATGTGTTTCTTACCCTTAGGATATTGTTTTCATAAATCACAAGAGATGGACGGTAGCTTTTACTCCTGGAACAgatgaaaaataaactttAGCTTGGCAGAAATTCCTCTTTGAAATGCTCTATCCTAAAAGATAAGGGAAGGTAGTAGGGAGGTTGATATTATTGGTGGGATGGAAGGGACCATGTTATTGATGTCATTGTAGAAAGGGGTGGCACACTCTTCTACCTTGCTATTCCTACTTGTCAAGTCTCTGTACTAGCCTCCATTTGGGTGCATTATTTCACCTTGGCTTGTCATATCAGAGTGTTCCATATTATATAAACTTCAGTAATCAAAGACATTTAGTCTTGCTAATTGCCATCTAAAGTAGTATGCTTACTGCCTATGCAACCAATACCATGTATGCTATTATGTATGAGGGATGTATCTGGGAATCTAGTCTCTTCCCATACTGTCTACAGAGCAATCATACTTACATCAATGGCACGGTAAAAGCTTAAACTCAGATACATGATGTAACATCTTCTGGACAGAAAGGCACTTGAGTTTTTCTACGTCCTGGTAAGTGGGAAATTGAGATCCGGATGAGTAGTCTATTcgtaatttcatttttgtttttgatatCTGATGAAATAATGGGTTGGTAATATTGGTTCAATTTAGAAAATTGATTGGTAGATTTGTTCTTTCTATGAACTGTTGTGTATGCTTTGCAAGTTGCATCGAATTGAAGAGATGTATGGTGGTAACTGCTGATGAAGATAACTCTTTTAGGTGATAAGCCTGTTGGTGACGGCATTGTTTGAAGCCATATATGTAAATCCAGATTGTGGGAATAAACCAGCTAGGAATAAGATGAGGATTGTACCCAAAAGAGCAGCACTCAGAAGGTGTATGGGGCCTTTGATGGATGCTCTCACCACTAACTCAAGGATTGGGTGGAGGACCACCATTTATTGGTCTCGTGCGACCGGCCCCAACTTCCCCTCTCTAGAATTTGGAATGTTGCTCATCTCAATTTTTAGCTCTCCAAATTGTGTTTGTTTACTCCGTTTTTTTTGTATTCTAATGCCTCACTTTGatgttcaattaaaaaatctatTATTATTGCTTTAGGTCTTTAAGTGTCTCTATCCTTCCTTTCGCATACAGCGCCCACAGTTATATCTATCCTAGCTACATCTTCTTCCCGGGGTTGTTGAAATTTAGTTGAGTTCAACATTTGAGTTGTTATTCTGTAAAATAGTTTTGTgttatttatacaaatttgaacTTGTAATTTCTCAATCTTCCATTTGGAGATTTGTTCTTATGGTGGAAGAATCATGCTATGGTTGAGACAAAGACGCAAGTTGTTGCCCTGTTCCAAGTGATTAAGAGAAGTTGAGCAACTAGGGTGCCGTATGTCAATACTGATATGGACTAATGCTGAATATTAAATGCTTGACACAGGGGTGAAGTATGGAAGTTGGTTGAATTAAATCTACTTAAATTTGCATTGATTGAAAATTTACTCATTTCTGGTCCACAATATGTTGTCTTTTCTTCATTGTAGCAGTCAAGATATGCCCCCATATTTTGGCCCTTATATTTATCCCAGAGTTTTTTAGGTGATGAAGGTTTAAAGTGGCCATTATAATTGAGACAGATTAGATTACAGCATCAGCTTTTAGAATgtcacaaacaaaacaaatttttaaaaccaaaGTGGAAATTGATACTGTATAACATAATGCTGTCAGTGtactaatatagtactaatgtGCTCCTTAGATTTATGTCTGTATCCCAGATCTGAGATTTGATCTAAACCCTTGTGGCTGGGATTGCAATGGTGCTGTGAGGGGGCAGGTTCGAAGAGGATGTCGTTGTCGTGGATAGTGGTGGTGTATATACTCTTACTAATTCTAATAGCTTCATTCTGTTAAAGCTCCATGATCCGAAACAACATTGACGATTAACACTCTTGATTAAAGTCTGTTTGATCTGGGATAAAAACGTTGAATTTGAAGTCGTTTGTGTTAGAATATAGCATCTGGTTAGCTTGCACAGTGAGGAAATGCCTCAGAGTTAAAGGTGAATGATAAAGCAGTAAATTTCTGGTCAGGTTTTCTTAGTTTAGGAGAAAAAATGTCATTGTCAAAATGtttcaagaaatatatatttagacAAATAGTTCCATTAATTGATAAGGCCAGCATCATTTTGTGAAGCTGTGATTAGAAATGTCAATAAACATAACATGGTATATATACCACAAGATAAAGAGGATATCTAAGGGAAAAAAACAGCATGTGATGGAGTTTTAGCACATTTGCTAATGCAAAAATATTGCAAATCCTTGTGGCTTGGTACCACAACCTCTCTTTCACTGctcttatttcttttccttttaattgcTGCCACAACAAGCACTAGTCTTTGTTCCTTTAGCCTGTGGTgttctctctccttttctctctctcataattGAACAATGGAAGGTGGACTTCCTATGCTCAACTGCTTGTTACAACATACACTCAGAAGCCTATGTGCATGTTCCGATTCCTCTCCGACCCCTTCAAAGTGGGTGTACGCCGTCTTTTGGAGGATCCTTCCGAGAAATTATCCACCTCCAAAGTAAGCAACTTTTCTTTGCTCAGGATAGAGGACAAAATGAAACATCTGACATTCCTATGGCCATCATTGCTTTGATTCTTGATTCAGTTGTTTTAGTGGTTGCTATTGTGAGAACATGTCTTTTGATCTTGTCCAGGTGGGATCATGGAGGCAGTCTCCTCGATCGAGCTAAGGGAAACAAGAGGAACTGGTAATGCATTGCCTGCTTCACAGCCAAATTTTCCAAGTTGGCTAACAATCGATTTCTTGACTCTTCCATGTTTGATTGATCAGGATTCTTGTGTGGGAAGACGGGTTCTGTGATTTTTGTGAGTGCGAACGAGCTGGAAATGGATGCGGGAGGAGAAGGTTTGGAGCTGACATCTTCTTCAAGTTGTCTCATGAAGTCTACAATTTTGGAGAGGGGTAAGATCCCTTCACACTTTCCACAGATATACAGTGGTTATTCAAGTCTTACAACCCTTTACAGATTGGTGGGTAAAGTTGCATCAGATAACAGCCATAAATGGGTGTTTAGAGATAGCCCAGCAGAAACTGATCCTAGCTTCATTTCCTCATGGAACGTATCCATCGAGCCGGTAAGAGACATCCGCAATCTTTTTACATCTTTCCATTTCACTGCTTAATTTCTTGAATCTCTCGTCAACAGAAGCCGAGAGCATGGGAGGCTCAGTTCAGCTCAGGCATTGAGGTCAGAAGCTGCATctttttcttaaacttttttatctctttgcATCAGATTTTTCAACGAAAACTTATACATGACAGACTATCGCGCTAATACCAGTTCGAGAAGGTGCAATCCAACTAGGCTCATTTGATAAGGTATGTATAAGTATTTGTTAGCAATCAATGTGTTGACACCATATCATACATTTGTAAAACACAAGATTTTGTTTATGACTTTAATCAGGTTGTTGAAGACCTCAACATGGTGCTAAACATACAGAGAAAATTCAGCTACCTTCAGAGCCTACCGGGCATATACACTATACAGAGGCCACACCATCCGAACCACAGTCCACAACTCGACTACACCTCTGCCCCGAGACTTATGCAGGCGACTGATGACAAGCAACAGATGATAGGCTTGGAAAGGCAAAACTACGAAACCTCGCCTACTAAGCCCCTCTACTTAGGATACAACAACGCCCCACAAATCTGCAGCGCTGAAGCATCATCGTTGTGGTCTATCCCTCCCCTTCTGCCCTCCAACCTCGGGCCATTTTTTCCAAAGGCACCGTCTCCATATTACGCTCCTCAAGGCTTTGGTCATGACGGCGTCTTGCTCAATAGCAATAGCATCGCTATAAAGAGCGATGGTGTTCACAAGTTAGAGGGTGATGGAGGCGCCGTGTCCTTTGGTGATATTGGGGCTGTTGATGTTGTTAAGGTGGAAGCCGGAGGCGGGCGAGAAGAGGAAGCTGGGGTGGTGGCTTTAGGATTTGAACTTCATAGAGGagcagaaaaaaaatgttgtgaATCTTGATCCATTTTTATGTTAGATACCAATGCCACTATATTGTTACTGTACTAGGCTTATTTTTGCCATCGTGTGCAAGGAATTGTTCATATTGTTATATATAGAGCAATAATACTAAGCGATTATTTGTTATTGTATTAGCTTATGCaattcttctatatatatttgtgtcGAAACAATTTAATCAACTGGAAATTTACAAAGACAAAGATATTAAAGTTGCTATGCATACTGCAAGAATATGTAGTTTACAACCCAAATAAGGTTTGGTAGAATtattagagagagaggaatAGTTGTCACTTTGGAATGTTTATGAACATTCAGCCATCAGTGTCATGTATAATTTGGATGTTAGGAGACATCATATGATTAGTTTTAAGCAacaactttaattaatttggttatGGTGACCCGTGATTGAACGGATTTGGACAATTGCattcttgatatttttaagGAAAAGTGTATTTTCTCTAGCGACTTTCTACTTTTTACTAGTGAATAGTGAT is drawn from Salvia hispanica cultivar TCC Black 2014 chromosome 6, UniMelb_Shisp_WGS_1.0, whole genome shotgun sequence and contains these coding sequences:
- the LOC125195797 gene encoding protein RER1A-like, which gives rise to MNTGGGAGVADENTSSSSFLQLSHEVWRRYQHLLDKSTPLELYRWIFLAAIAAVFALRIYFVQGFYIITYGLGIYILQLLIAFLSPQVDPEIQGLTDGPALPTRASEEFRPFVRRLPEFKFWHSLIKAFCVALLLTFFSAFDVPVFWPILMFYWSVLFFLTMRRQIMHMIKYKYVPFTFGKQRYGKKTAPTDEANTRRP
- the LOC125192682 gene encoding putative F-box/LRR-repeat protein 8 — its product is MGQSASKPRPQISPVLEGNASRLTSDADDDVSGYDYTLDLPDECLALIFHSLAAGDRKRSSLVCRRWLTIEGQSRQRLALDAQSQLADVVPRLFSRFDAVTKLTLKCDRQSVSIGDDALISISLNCPNLTRVKLRTCRELTDDGVAALAENCRNLRKFSCGSCSFGVKGVNALLENCALLEELSVKRLRGITNAAAAESIRPGKAAATLKMICLKDLYNAQCFGKLIAAAKNLKILKLFRCSGDWDELLGVLADGVLGLVEVHFERIQVGDLGLSAISNSANLEILHLVKTTECTNIGLMAVAEKCKLLRKLRIDGYRTNRISDYGLIAIAINCPNLQELVLIGVNPTHLSLNKLAANCLNLERLALCGSETIGDAEISCIAAKCIALKKLCIKSCPVSNHGMEALAGGCPNLVKVKVRKCRGVTSAGADWLRASRGSLAVNLDATEPELVDAVVHGDNNNQAVVDVESGIIGRSGSFKVKLGSITDSIRRWRGFVSRFRSNLGRKYAD
- the LOC125195795 gene encoding protein RICE SALT SENSITIVE 3-like, with translation MEGGLPMLNCLLQHTLRSLCACSDSSPTPSKWVYAVFWRILPRNYPPPKWDHGGSLLDRAKGNKRNWILVWEDGFCDFCECERAGNGCGRRRFGADIFFKLSHEVYNFGEGLVGKVASDNSHKWVFRDSPAETDPSFISSWNVSIEPKPRAWEAQFSSGIETIALIPVREGAIQLGSFDKVVEDLNMVLNIQRKFSYLQSLPGIYTIQRPHHPNHSPQLDYTSAPRLMQATDDKQQMIGLERQNYETSPTKPLYLGYNNAPQICSAEASSLWSIPPLLPSNLGPFFPKAPSPYYAPQGFGHDGVLLNSNSIAIKSDGVHKLEGDGGAVSFGDIGAVDVVKVEAGGGREEEAGVVALGFELHRGAEKKCCES